Proteins from one Neodiprion fabricii isolate iyNeoFabr1 chromosome 5, iyNeoFabr1.1, whole genome shotgun sequence genomic window:
- the LOC124183164 gene encoding uncharacterized protein LOC124183164, with translation MATAEFDTDLFEKRLQSLKDSQESIQALSSWCLERRPHHKKIVATWLQVLKKVKVEHRLTLFYLANDVIQYSKRKNFEFVESWGTTLQRATTMVRDEKVKHRILRIFKIWDQRQVYDEEFLADLSGLLSAAPKKKPDPQPTATNDEFQASLLISTMRSCATLEQATDSRLQDLRDSNTDIDNAEQLCASLKDRRHVEDAEKDVDIAVGNIENYISALEAEIRERTQVLDLLEQADQFYETQRGEVKIVTNAYRNFGSRVKNLKKKLDELLPTLVSPIPSPDINAPSPSPDSDIELPGDEHHGINQSSLIDIPPPSMYGSYRQDYEPMPVPAPEQSQGNMSGDFTGNFSSFMGGNVEFDTRNIFNDRSATPTGMSQYNDSSEAKPIEVINMRPSKAEGSGDGFSISSFLKSVLPSSEAISNSSNIPGLGLDASGTPMKSPPPGDYLHSSPLQQHLSTPVNSRGMNVQNTPISNLGNCQQLPHSTPLQGVRSLTIDSHTPSPYSSQNSQGNNTTMNLAFDNTPNSVNPLPPPPMPPPIFLDDENCYNKLPPKFPTWSSANELNKEPSGWDEKGNDTMPQIWPPDTGDRSGNERWDSANEVWPSARLKNDMLSETPESPPLFEKAGFIDPIEYDDSQPQVPLLSSSGDVDHRVIPLPLNVENQLPHRLMKGADVDHRNLISLTGSPANHSNPTDQSLSILGNANSAWPPTDQDYRQQMQPGDIVESVDMEMSDDEGDGKQKSSRVLVDLRSQDRDMRPLLPPPGHHLDMDMRMIPLPPSGQIQSRPPPLLPVPNSHSIHQNQPQFHHSSQNFHSNQLNFHQNRPDFRPNQQNFHQNHPPEFRHNEPNVRPPNQPNFHQNQQQPQQQQQQQQQQQQQQQQQQQEFYHNQQQQQQEFRQNQQQKQQQQEFEFQDNQNRRRISQDFQGEPLQCGRYTVPADHHQRDPGFQRNDQRGRGRGFPRNRRDRFSDDHNQQRILVNNQMNNRRPNKNFGQEPDSERSPTEILPNNRPLLLQPPETVVVLDDDGMPISIPTDNEIEEIPATNSQQEQMQPTHQGIEAEETDAIIPSEETTAEVQAVLEKVMRPEVTPEEQNQTASETAVSEDIAKLEMPTVTEILQEETPQQQQEQEEGGETVRDENQLESLESNSEVEQPTQLSEQLEALMNSNNKQTNNNLKRQLSENGGNFGDDHHHHHHHQNNPQQHNQVEGTPIKKRPLLPNGPPISQLTGGPLMPTGHLLGPNGSLMTTGGQMEIHPVVVYEYDSSNSGFRPRGAGGGPPGSPFPLWRGNGPPRGRGGFRGGPRAPWVDRGGGRGGGPRENFSPRGQKRGGSSQFRGGFRGRGRGNNW, from the exons ATGGCTACCGCAGAGTTCGATACTGATTTGTTTGAAAAGAGGCTGCAGTCTCTGAAAGATTCGCAAGAATCGATACAGGCCCTATCGTCGTGGTGCCTAGAGAGGCGGCCGCATCACAAAAAGATCGTTGCCACTTGGCTCCAGGTTTTGAAGAAAG TGAAAGTTGAGCATCGACTGACGCTTTTCTACCTGGCGAACGACGTCATTCAATACTCGAAGCGTAAAAACTTTGAGTTTGTTGAGTCGTGGGGTACGACGTTGCAACGAGCCACGACTATGGTCAGGGACGAGAAAGTAAAACACAGAATATTAAGGATCTTCAAAATATGGGATCAGCGTCAAGTTTACGATGAAGAATTTCTGGCTGATTTATCTGGCTTGCTGTCCGCAGCCCCTAAGAAAAAACCAGACCCACAGCCTACTGCAaccaatgatgaatttcaagcCAGTTTGCTGATCTCTACTATGAGATCTTGCGCTACTCTTGAACAGGCCACTGACTCAAG GTTGCAAGATTTGAGAGACAGCAACACGGATATTGATAATGCGGAGCAATTGTGCGCATCCTTAAAAGACAGAAGACACGTGGAAGATGCGGAAAAAGACGTTGACATTGCGGTGGGAAATATTGAGAATTATATTTCCGCACTGGAGGCGGAAATCAGGGAAAGAACGCAAGTTTTGGATTTACTAGAACAGGCGGATCAGTTTTATGAAACTCAACGTGGGGAGGTGAAAATAGTCACAAAT GCATACAGAAACTTTGGTAGTcgcgtaaaaaatttgaagaagaagCTCGATGAGCTACTTCCAACGCTGGTGTCCCCAATCCCATCGCCAGACATAAATGCACCATCTCCGAGTCCAGATAGCGATATCGAACTTCCCGGTGACGAGCATCATGGCATTAATCAATCGTCACTGATTGATATTCCGCCTCCGTCGATGTACGGTTCTTACAGGCAGGATTATGAGCCAATGCCTGTACCTGCGCCCGAACAGTCACAGGGGAACATGTCGGGTGACTTTACTGGTAACTTCTCGTCCTTCATGGGAGGAAATGTCGAATTCGATacg CGGAATATATTCAATGACAGATCGGCAACTCCTACAGGAATGAGCCAGTACAATGACTCCTCGGAG GCAAAGCCGATTGAAGTTATTAACATGCGCCCTTCAAAAGCAGAAGGGTCAGGTGATGGATTCAgcatttcaagttttttaaagTCTGTGCTCCCATCTTCCGAGgcaatttcaaacagttcaAACATTCCCGGACTCGGATTGGACGCATCTGGAACACCGATGAAGTCTCCACCACCTGGAGATTACCTTCATTCGTCGCCACTACAGCAACATCTATCCACTCCTGTAAACTCTAGAGGAATGAATGTGCAAAATACGCCAATTAGCAATTTGGGCAATTGTCAGCAACTGCCGCACAGCACGCCTTTGCAGGGAGTTAGAAGCTTGACGATTGACTCGCACACACCTTCTCCGTACTCGAGTCAGAATAGTCAAGGAAACAACACTACCATGAACTTGGCTTTCGACAACACACCGAATTCCGTCAACCCTTTACCTCCTCCGCCTATGCCGCCGCCAATTTTTCTGGATGATGAAAATTGCTACAACAAACTTCCCCCAAAATTTCCCACCTGGTCCTCAGCCAATGAATTGAACAAGGAACCGTCTGGCTGGGATGAGAAAG GAAATGATACCATGCCCCAAATTTGGCCACCAGATACTGGTGACAGGTCCGGTAATGAGCGTTGGGATTCTGCAAATGAGGTCTGGCCGAGCGCAAGACTAAAGAATGATATGTTGTCGGAAACGCCCGAGTCGCCACCACTCTTTGAAAAAGCTGGGTTCATTGATCCTATAGAATACGATGACTCTCAACCTCAAGTACCTCTGCTCAGCAGTAGCGGCGATGTGGATCACAG GGTAATACCATTGCCATTAAACGTGGAAAATCAGTTGCCACATCGACTGATGAAAGGTGCAGATGTGGATCACAGGAATCTCATAAGTCTAACGGGCAGCCCTGCGAATCACAGCAATCCGACAGATCAGTCGCTGTCTATATTGGGCAATGCAAATTCCGCCTGGCCTCCGACCGACCAGGATTACAG GCAACAAATGCAGCCAGGTGACATCGTCGAGAGTGTCGACATGGAAATGTCCGACGACGAAGGTGATGGTAAGCAAAAGAGCAGCAGGGTTCTCGTTGATCTAAGATCGCAAGACCGAGATATGCGCCCTTTGCTCCCACCACCAGGTCATCACCTTGACATGGACATGCGAATGATCCCGCTGCCACCTAGTGGTCAGATACAATCTCGCCCTCCTCCGCTGCTGCCGGTACCAAATTCTCACAGTATCCATCAAAATCAGCCGCAGTTTCATCACAGTTCGCAAAACTTTCACAGCAATCAGTTAAACTTCCATCAAAATCGCCCTGACTTTCGACCAAATCAGCAGAACTTTCACcaaaatcatcctccagaatTCCGTCACAACGAGCCGAACGTTCGGCCACCAAATCAACCCAACTTTCACCAGAATCAGCAGCAGccgcaacaacaacaacaacaacaacaacaacaacaacaacaacaacaacaacagcagcaagagttttaccacaatcagcagcaacagcagcaggaATTTCGCCAGAATCAGCAACaaaagcagcagcaacaagaATTCGAGTTTCAGGATAATCAAAACAGGCGACGAATCAGCCAAGATTTTCAGGGTGAGCCTCTACAGTGCGGGAGGTACACGGTGCCCGCTGACCATCATCAGCGAGATCCAGGTTTTCAGAGGAACGATCAACGCGGTCGTGGTCGCGGTTTTCCTCGTAACAGGAGGGACAGATTTTCCGATGATCACAATCAGCAGAGAATTCTTGTCAACAACCAGATGAACAACCGGCGACCGAATAAGAATTTCGGTCAAGAACCGGACAGTGAAAGATCTCCGACGGAAATCCTGCCGAATAACAGACCGCTCCTGTTGCAGCCCCCTGAAACTGTTGTAGTTCTCGACGACGACGGTATGCCGATATCAATACCGACTGATAATGAAATCGAGGAAATTCCAGCAACGAATTCACAGCAGGAACAAATGCAGCCTACGCATCAAGGTATCGAGGCGGAGGAAACCGACGCGATTATTCCGTCCGAAGAAACAACAGCCGAGGTTCAAGCTGTGCTGGAGAAAGTCATGCGGCCGGAAGTTACTCCTGAAGAACAAAATCAGACCGCGTCGGAAACTGCGGTGAGCGAAGATATCGCGAAGCTGGAAATGCCGACGGTGACTGAGATTTTACAGGAGGAAACaccgcagcagcagcaagaACAGGAGGAAGGTGGGGAGACGGTTAGAGATGAGAACCAGCTGGAGTCATTGGAGTCGAATTCAGAAGTGGAGCAGCCCACGCAGCTATCCGAACAGCTAGAGGCGCTCATGAACTCTAACAACAAGCAGACTAATAACAATTTGAAAAGGCAGCTGTCGGAGAACGGCGGAAACTTCGGTGATgatcaccatcatcatcatcatcatcaaaaTAATCCTCAGCAACACAATCAGGTCGAAGGTACGCCTATAAAAAAACGTCCACTTCTACCCAATGGTCCACCGATCAGCCAATTGACTGGCGGACCGCTGATGCCTACTGGCCACTTGCTCGGCCCAAACGGATCTCTCATGACTACCGGTGGCCAAATGGAAATTCACCCTGTCGTTGTCTATGAGTACGACAGTTCCAATTCCGGGTTTAGGCCACGCGGCGCAGGTGGTGGACCTCCAGGATCTCCCTTCCCACTTTGGAGAGGCAACGGACCTCCCCGAGGTAGAGGTGGATTCAGAGGTGGGCCCAGGGCACCTTGGGTCGACAGAGGTGGAGGCAGGGGTGGCGGTCCTAGAGAAAATTTTAGTCCCAGAGGACAGAAGCGTGGAGGCAGCAGTCAGTTTAGGGGAGGATTCAGGGGTCGAGGTCGGGGTAACAATTGGTAG